A DNA window from Acidobacteriota bacterium contains the following coding sequences:
- a CDS encoding DEAD/DEAH box helicase: protein MAVDRLLSGIGVPEPRPIKPDPFQIEALAAIETEDVLVTAPTGSGKTWIAREEIRRLLAAGKRAWYTTPLKALTNSKYAEFSIEFGPENVGILTGDRKENTSAPLIVGTTEIYRNQLFDALREGSQVRTDFVILDEAHYLADEERGHVWEESIILSPPRIRLLLLSATVGRAEEFAAWIEEIRGTKVRVVKAGPRPVELRAGYISTDLQLFPLFGEDGAYNRDLDQFTRQRSSGFHRRRR, encoded by the coding sequence ATGGCGGTGGATCGGCTGCTTTCCGGCATCGGCGTTCCTGAACCGCGTCCGATCAAGCCGGACCCATTTCAGATAGAAGCCCTCGCTGCGATCGAGACCGAGGACGTTCTAGTAACGGCACCAACGGGAAGCGGCAAAACTTGGATCGCTCGCGAAGAGATCCGTCGTCTGCTCGCCGCCGGAAAACGGGCGTGGTACACGACCCCGCTGAAGGCCCTTACGAATTCAAAATATGCGGAATTCTCGATCGAATTCGGCCCCGAAAATGTTGGTATTCTGACTGGCGACCGCAAGGAAAATACTTCCGCTCCGCTGATCGTCGGCACGACCGAGATCTATCGAAATCAGCTCTTCGACGCTCTTCGCGAGGGCAGTCAGGTGAGAACCGATTTTGTTATTCTCGACGAAGCCCACTATCTCGCTGACGAAGAACGCGGCCACGTTTGGGAAGAATCGATCATTCTGTCACCACCGCGAATTCGCCTCCTGCTGCTCTCCGCAACGGTCGGCCGTGCTGAAGAATTTGCAGCCTGGATCGAAGAGATACGAGGAACAAAGGTTCGTGTTGTCAAAGCTGGCCCACGTCCAGTTGAGCTGCGAGCCGGGTACATCTCGACCGATCTGCAGCTTTTCCCCCTGTTCGGCGAAGATGGTGCGTATAATCGGGATCTGGATCAATTCACACGGCAGCGATCAAGCGGATTTCATCGTCGAAGACGGTGA
- a CDS encoding class I SAM-dependent methyltransferase — MKILDVGCGTNKTEGAVGLDNNPRTGADVIHDLGEIPYPFPDNEFDLVVSNHVVEHVPDVMSFIGELHRVTRPGGTIRLLTPHYTNPDWANDPTHRNHINSYTFNTFLAGRQVFDFYTDVQLKPLKCYVSLLGLWKALGIEFLVNLDQKNYKLRFLRKFWEQYLSYIFRGKELRFEFEVVKG, encoded by the coding sequence ATGAAGATCCTCGACGTAGGCTGTGGAACGAACAAAACCGAAGGTGCCGTTGGCCTCGATAATAACCCTCGTACCGGAGCCGATGTGATCCACGATCTCGGCGAAATTCCGTATCCATTTCCTGATAACGAATTCGATCTCGTGGTCTCAAATCACGTGGTCGAACACGTTCCTGACGTGATGTCGTTCATCGGCGAACTCCACCGCGTCACAAGGCCCGGCGGCACGATCCGTCTTCTAACGCCGCATTACACCAACCCCGACTGGGCGAACGACCCGACGCATCGCAATCATATAAATTCTTATACTTTCAACACATTCCTTGCCGGCCGTCAGGTCTTTGATTTTTATACCGATGTGCAGCTAAAGCCTTTGAAATGTTACGTTTCCCTGCTTGGTTTGTGGAAGGCGTTGGGAATCGAGTTTCTCGTCAATCTTGATCAGAAAAACTACAAGCTGCGATTCCTGCGAAAATTCTGGGAGCAATATTTGAGCTATATTTTTAGGGGAAAAGAGTTGCGGTTCGAATTCGAAGTAGTTAAGGGTTAG
- a CDS encoding DNA-3-methyladenine glycosylase 2 family protein: protein MPEALSQNGLRKACIALSRDHAELAIVYRTYGIPPLWDREPGFATLLQIILEQQVSLASAKACFDKLTAHVGHVSPQNVLLLNDAELKTVGFSRQKAMYARHLAEALLEERLDLSSLHTLPDEVVKAELIKLKGVGEWTSDIYLLMALLRPDVMPKGDIALHTAWHKLTGDPRPTSDEFVAMAVKWAPYRSVAARLLWHFYLSERAKNVKART from the coding sequence ATGCCGGAGGCCCTTTCACAAAACGGTTTACGAAAAGCTTGTATCGCACTATCCCGCGATCACGCGGAACTGGCGATCGTGTACCGAACCTACGGTATTCCGCCTCTGTGGGATCGTGAACCCGGATTTGCGACACTGCTCCAGATCATTCTGGAACAGCAAGTCTCGCTCGCGTCGGCAAAGGCGTGTTTTGATAAATTAACCGCACACGTCGGCCATGTATCGCCACAGAATGTTCTGCTTCTGAATGATGCCGAGCTAAAAACTGTCGGTTTTAGCCGGCAAAAAGCCATGTACGCACGCCATCTTGCCGAGGCTTTGCTTGAAGAGCGGTTAGATCTCAGCTCACTTCACACGCTGCCCGACGAAGTGGTGAAAGCTGAACTGATAAAGCTAAAAGGCGTCGGCGAATGGACATCAGACATTTATTTGCTCATGGCCCTGCTTCGACCTGACGTGATGCCGAAAGGCGACATTGCTCTTCACACGGCGTGGCATAAACTGACGGGTGATCCGCGACCGACTTCGGACGAATTTGTCGCGATGGCGGTCAAGTGGGCTCCGTATCGCTCGGTCGCGGCACGATTGTTATGGCATTTTTACTTAAGTGAACGGGCAAAAAACGTGAAAGCCCGAACCTAA
- the secA gene encoding preprotein translocase subunit SecA → MAVNSFADKLVKKIFGSSSDIFLKNVKPIIQQINDWEPKVQAMSDDELKAQTPRFKEIIAKHLEGIDDKIERRKAEQEILNQLLPEAFATVREGSRRVTGMRHFDVQMIGGVALHQGRIAEMRTGEGKTLVATLPSYLNGLTGRGVHVITVNDYLASRDAEWMGKIHTFLGLTVGCIQNDMDDVERKDAYACSITYGTNNEFGFDYLRDNMKFDVDSLVQPDHYFAIIDEVDSILIDEARTPLIISGASDEATDKYFAANEIIPKLERGHKDEETKVTTGDYLLDEKNHSSVLTEAGVTKCEKLLGVSNLYDPANMDLLHCVEQALKAHTLYKADHHYVVQDGEVIIVDDFTGRLMQGRRWSDGLHQAVEAKEGVKIERENQTLATITLQNYFRMYEKLGGMTGTAETEAEEFLTVYTLDVVQIPTNQPMIRKDGSDVIYRTLPEKWDAVVDEIKELNERGQPVLVGTVSVENSELVAAKLKAIGVPHKVLNAKYHEQEAEIIAQAGRKGAVTIATNMAGRGTDILLGGNPDSLAREYLKRMEINPDEATEEQFNEQLRKAKAVVAEEAKAVQAVGGLHILGTERHESRRIDNQLRGRAGRQGDPGSSHFVLSLEDDLMRIFAGDKVRSMMEWLGMEKGVAIESKTVSRQIERAQKAVEARNFETRKHVLKYDDVMNKQRETIYGLRRQLMFEPEHREYLLGENGVAKDLLQDLTSSMLSLEAGPDEWDVNTYAAEIESIYAIDPARDAGVDFKTMNPDQIEEAIWAKASANYAEKEAKAGGESLRAYERYIMLNIIDSQWKDHLLSIDHVKQGIGLVGYGQKDPLVEYKKQSFDMFQDMLDRIDTNTTTALFNLQIVDRDEQEEIERLERLEMQRARRQAAGMAFTGAMGTAEAAGAEAARHTPFVRDQPKVKPNDPCYCGSGKKFKKCHGAGA, encoded by the coding sequence ATGGCAGTTAACAGTTTTGCAGATAAGTTAGTTAAGAAAATTTTCGGGTCATCGAGCGACATTTTTTTGAAGAATGTTAAGCCGATCATCCAGCAGATCAACGATTGGGAACCGAAGGTCCAGGCAATGTCCGATGACGAGCTGAAGGCTCAGACACCTAGATTCAAAGAGATCATCGCAAAGCATCTCGAGGGAATCGACGACAAGATAGAACGCCGTAAGGCTGAGCAGGAGATACTGAATCAGCTTTTGCCTGAGGCATTTGCTACCGTTCGCGAGGGCTCGCGTCGTGTGACCGGAATGCGTCATTTTGACGTCCAGATGATCGGCGGCGTCGCTTTGCATCAGGGCCGTATCGCTGAGATGCGTACCGGTGAAGGTAAAACGCTCGTCGCGACTTTACCGTCGTACCTTAACGGCCTCACGGGTCGCGGCGTACACGTAATTACCGTCAACGACTATCTAGCTTCCCGCGATGCTGAGTGGATGGGCAAAATTCACACGTTCCTCGGCCTGACCGTCGGCTGCATCCAGAACGATATGGATGACGTTGAGCGGAAAGACGCCTACGCCTGCTCGATCACCTACGGTACAAATAATGAATTCGGCTTCGATTATCTTCGCGATAACATGAAGTTCGACGTTGATTCACTCGTCCAGCCGGATCACTACTTCGCGATCATCGATGAGGTCGACTCGATCCTCATCGACGAAGCTCGTACCCCGCTGATCATCTCCGGAGCATCGGACGAAGCTACCGACAAATATTTTGCCGCAAACGAGATCATTCCAAAGCTTGAACGTGGACACAAAGACGAGGAGACAAAGGTCACTACCGGCGATTATCTGCTCGACGAGAAGAACCATTCGTCAGTTCTAACCGAAGCCGGTGTTACTAAATGTGAAAAGCTGCTCGGTGTTTCAAATCTCTACGATCCGGCAAATATGGATCTGCTCCATTGCGTTGAGCAGGCTCTTAAAGCTCACACCCTTTATAAGGCCGATCATCACTACGTTGTTCAAGATGGTGAAGTGATCATCGTGGACGATTTTACCGGGCGTCTTATGCAGGGCCGCCGCTGGTCGGACGGTTTGCACCAGGCGGTCGAAGCGAAAGAAGGCGTCAAGATCGAACGAGAGAACCAAACGCTTGCGACGATCACCCTCCAGAACTACTTCCGAATGTACGAAAAACTCGGCGGCATGACGGGTACGGCTGAGACGGAAGCGGAAGAATTCCTTACGGTTTATACCCTTGACGTCGTTCAGATCCCGACAAATCAACCGATGATCCGTAAGGACGGTTCCGACGTCATTTACCGCACGCTTCCCGAAAAATGGGACGCGGTCGTCGATGAGATCAAGGAACTCAACGAACGCGGCCAGCCGGTTTTGGTTGGTACCGTCTCGGTTGAAAATTCAGAACTCGTAGCTGCAAAGCTCAAGGCGATCGGCGTTCCGCACAAAGTCCTCAACGCCAAATATCACGAGCAGGAAGCCGAGATCATCGCTCAGGCCGGCCGTAAAGGCGCAGTTACTATCGCAACCAACATGGCTGGCCGCGGTACCGATATTCTGCTCGGCGGTAATCCGGATTCGCTTGCTCGTGAGTACCTGAAGCGAATGGAGATCAATCCGGACGAGGCGACCGAGGAGCAGTTCAACGAACAGCTTCGAAAGGCCAAAGCCGTCGTCGCTGAGGAAGCCAAAGCCGTTCAAGCCGTCGGCGGCCTGCATATCCTGGGAACCGAACGCCACGAATCGCGGCGTATCGACAACCAGCTTCGCGGCCGTGCCGGACGTCAGGGCGATCCGGGTTCGTCACACTTTGTGCTGTCCCTTGAAGACGATCTGATGCGTATCTTCGCGGGCGACAAAGTTCGATCGATGATGGAATGGCTCGGCATGGAAAAAGGCGTTGCCATCGAATCAAAAACCGTCTCACGCCAGATCGAACGTGCTCAGAAAGCCGTCGAGGCACGCAATTTCGAAACGCGTAAACACGTTCTCAAATACGACGACGTAATGAACAAACAGCGTGAGACGATCTACGGATTGCGCCGGCAGTTGATGTTCGAACCTGAGCATCGCGAGTATTTGCTCGGCGAAAACGGCGTGGCAAAAGACCTGCTCCAGGACCTAACGTCAAGCATGCTCAGCCTCGAGGCAGGGCCTGATGAATGGGATGTCAACACCTACGCCGCTGAGATCGAGAGCATTTACGCCATCGACCCGGCAAGGGATGCTGGAGTCGATTTCAAAACGATGAATCCCGACCAGATCGAAGAAGCGATCTGGGCAAAAGCCTCGGCCAACTATGCTGAAAAAGAAGCCAAGGCCGGCGGCGAATCGCTTCGTGCGTACGAGCGTTACATCATGCTCAACATCATCGACAGCCAGTGGAAAGACCATCTGCTTTCGATCGACCATGTAAAACAGGGCATCGGGCTCGTCGGTTACGGGCAGAAAGATCCGCTCGTCGAGTATAAGAAACAGTCGTTCGATATGTTCCAGGACATGCTCGACCGCATCGATACCAACACGACGACGGCTCTCTTTAACCTCCAGATCGTCGACCGCGACGAGCAGGAAGAGATCGAACGCCTCGAACGTCTCGAAATGCAGCGTGCCCGCCGCCAGGCCGCCGGTATGGCATTCACAGGAGCCATGGGCACCGCCGAAGCCGCCGGAGCCGAAGCCGCAAGACACACCCCGTTCGTCCGCGACCAACCCAAGGTCAAACCCAACGACCCGTGCTACTGCGGATCAGGGAAGAAGTTCAAAAAGTGTCACGGAGCGGGAGCTTAG
- a CDS encoding energy transducer TonB, whose amino-acid sequence MSFKRSNIIALVITFAAFTIRISAQESENRDGIALLNKGDFAGAVKALKDSDSFIDLYYLGRAYENLANEKDAKKAYDKSVKRGYRVVEGEIRKRLPAADDKPVAGMSLSTFLQEFAPKLTIAAKAARRAFELKGQLSKENEWIMKSRFLYELDKAVNQDAVYSNAELDTELMITAKSPPGYTDAARKSDTTGTIVLICLFSREGKVTAAMPVKALANGLTEQAYVAAEKIGFKPGIKNGRPVTSLRTIAYSFSIY is encoded by the coding sequence ATGTCATTCAAAAGATCAAACATAATTGCACTAGTTATTACTTTTGCAGCGTTTACGATACGCATTTCGGCTCAGGAATCGGAAAACAGGGACGGGATCGCCCTATTGAATAAAGGCGATTTTGCGGGAGCAGTGAAAGCTCTGAAAGATAGCGACAGCTTCATAGACTTATATTATCTTGGCCGTGCGTACGAAAATCTAGCGAACGAAAAGGATGCAAAAAAAGCCTACGATAAGTCGGTCAAACGAGGATACCGAGTTGTCGAGGGTGAAATTAGGAAGCGGCTTCCCGCTGCGGACGACAAGCCGGTTGCCGGAATGTCCTTGTCAACTTTTCTACAGGAATTTGCCCCAAAGCTAACAATTGCGGCCAAGGCGGCGCGGCGAGCTTTCGAATTGAAGGGGCAACTCTCAAAAGAAAACGAGTGGATAATGAAATCAAGATTCCTATACGAACTTGATAAAGCCGTTAACCAAGACGCGGTCTATTCAAATGCGGAATTAGACACGGAGCTAATGATCACAGCGAAATCCCCGCCTGGCTACACCGACGCTGCCCGGAAAAGCGATACTACAGGCACCATAGTTCTCATATGCCTATTTAGCCGCGAAGGGAAAGTTACGGCAGCAATGCCAGTTAAGGCTTTAGCCAATGGGCTTACGGAACAAGCTTACGTAGCCGCAGAAAAAATTGGATTTAAGCCGGGCATCAAGAACGGGCGACCTGTAACGAGTCTAAGAACAATTGCATACTCGTTTTCAATATATTAG
- a CDS encoding beta-propeller domain-containing protein, with translation MKKGFAVGLVVLVTGAFAYSFSNYFLRASMNDPDVENSNAIPVKPPKTMKAFTSEDALKDHFKKMAEKQQRAQRDANKSAASNSPAQPSPVSSLADGVAANEAKAGADKDDGITNNQTAGVDEGGIVKVHGDHLVILRRGRLFTVRVGSNMLAPVSSVNAYAPGVNPSNDWYDEMLVSKNTVVVIGYSYGRGGTEINLFDIDSRGGLGFRSSYHLKSNDYYSSRNYASRLIGDKLVFYTPQYFGYYGDPMQQFPAVRKWHKGATDGEFKTVVSATRVYRSPRNEDSANAASALHTVTVCDLATKDMTCEGTAVLGAPGRIFYVSAKNVYVWTSEWNYRGNQSTTSSTVYSMPLDGSAPSALGVSGVPVDQFSFLESDDQHLNVLVRSEGNGEQMWGSERTTGDIALFRTSLDAFNDGSESASRDSYRNLPNVEGYTMQNRFVGDHILYGSGNGWGGQKKTDGANLYAVNWKTGGTSSLYLDHSVDRIEQMGSDAVVVGSNGSDLYFSPIDLSHMPTVKQSYVRKNASQGELRSHGFFYKPDGNDSGLLGLAIAREGRPGYRHLTEDSAAVIFIRNNDNNLSQVGELEAKNTSTNDRCKASCVDWYGNARPIFLRGRVFALLGYEIVEGRLDDARIREVRRVNYSPGDRLAQITGED, from the coding sequence ATGAAAAAGGGTTTTGCAGTTGGTTTGGTTGTGCTTGTCACGGGTGCTTTTGCTTATTCGTTTTCTAATTACTTTCTGCGTGCGTCGATGAATGATCCCGATGTCGAGAATTCGAATGCTATTCCGGTTAAGCCGCCGAAGACGATGAAGGCGTTTACTTCGGAAGATGCCTTGAAGGACCATTTCAAGAAAATGGCCGAAAAGCAGCAGCGGGCACAGCGTGATGCGAACAAATCTGCGGCGTCAAATTCGCCCGCGCAGCCTTCTCCGGTGTCCTCGCTCGCAGACGGCGTCGCGGCCAACGAAGCAAAGGCTGGTGCGGACAAAGACGACGGCATCACCAACAACCAGACCGCCGGCGTTGATGAGGGCGGCATCGTGAAGGTTCATGGTGATCATCTTGTCATATTGCGTCGCGGACGTTTGTTCACGGTTCGCGTGGGCTCGAATATGCTCGCCCCCGTTTCCTCCGTCAATGCCTACGCTCCCGGCGTTAACCCGAGCAACGACTGGTACGATGAGATGCTCGTATCGAAGAATACGGTTGTAGTGATCGGCTATAGTTACGGCCGCGGCGGGACGGAGATCAACCTGTTCGACATAGATTCGCGTGGCGGATTGGGCTTTCGTTCGAGCTATCACTTGAAATCGAACGACTATTATTCCTCGCGAAACTACGCGAGCCGACTGATCGGCGACAAGCTTGTTTTCTACACGCCTCAATATTTCGGCTACTATGGCGATCCGATGCAGCAGTTCCCTGCCGTCAGAAAGTGGCACAAAGGCGCGACGGATGGCGAATTCAAAACGGTCGTCTCGGCAACGAGGGTTTATCGCTCGCCGCGAAATGAAGACTCAGCAAACGCCGCATCGGCCCTGCACACGGTAACTGTATGCGATCTTGCTACAAAAGATATGACCTGCGAAGGAACTGCCGTTCTCGGTGCCCCGGGCCGCATTTTCTACGTGTCGGCTAAAAATGTTTACGTCTGGACGAGCGAATGGAACTATCGCGGAAACCAGAGTACAACTTCGTCGACGGTTTACAGTATGCCGCTCGACGGTTCGGCACCGAGTGCGTTGGGCGTCTCTGGCGTGCCCGTCGATCAGTTCTCGTTCCTTGAGAGCGATGATCAGCATTTGAATGTACTCGTGCGTTCGGAAGGAAATGGTGAGCAAATGTGGGGCTCGGAACGGACAACCGGCGACATCGCGTTGTTCAGAACTTCGCTTGACGCATTCAATGATGGCAGCGAATCGGCTTCGCGTGACAGCTATCGCAATCTGCCTAATGTTGAGGGTTACACGATGCAGAACCGCTTCGTCGGCGACCACATCCTGTACGGCAGCGGTAACGGCTGGGGCGGTCAGAAGAAGACAGACGGAGCTAATCTCTACGCCGTCAACTGGAAAACCGGCGGCACAAGCAGCCTGTATCTTGACCATTCAGTCGACCGAATCGAGCAGATGGGCAGCGATGCGGTTGTGGTCGGTTCTAATGGATCGGACCTCTACTTTTCGCCGATCGATCTAAGCCATATGCCTACGGTCAAGCAGAGTTATGTGCGCAAGAACGCGTCGCAGGGCGAATTGCGTAGCCACGGATTTTTCTACAAACCCGACGGCAACGACAGCGGCCTGCTCGGCCTGGCAATCGCGCGTGAGGGACGCCCAGGGTATCGTCACCTGACCGAAGATTCGGCCGCCGTGATCTTCATCCGCAACAACGACAATAACCTCAGCCAGGTCGGCGAACTAGAGGCAAAAAACACCTCGACCAACGACCGCTGCAAAGCCTCATGCGTCGACTGGTACGGCAACGCCCGCCCTATATTCCTCCGCGGCCGCGTATTTGCGCTGCTTGGTTATGAGATCGTCGAAGGACGGTTGGATGATGCGAGAATACGCGAAGTCCGCCGGGTGAACTATTCGCCCGGAGATAGGCTCGCCCAAATCACCGGGGAAGACTAA
- a CDS encoding dipeptidase, translated as MKNIYASLLVLIFALTVTAQKMPAGADTKLWEKALKIHQKAIVVDGHNDITTPLVDADYDLRNSSIGKFQPGGDPMHTDVARLKAGGITGEFFAIYVSGTTMKTGGAMHRAVDMIDATYREVERNPASFSSCTTAAEIRNAKKQGKTCILMGIEGGYVIEDSLKALRIMYRLGVRYMTLTHNVATNWADAHRDEKNGGLTDFGKEVVREMNRLGMFIDISHVSVKTMNDALDVSTAPVIASHSGARGVNDHTRNVPDDVLKRVAKNGGVIMVNFYPSFLDERTNSEENARTAKLKDQVEAINLKFKGDQAAINEAIRKLEEANPIYVPSYARIVDHIDYIRKVTGSIDNVGLGSDFDGVPFLPAGMNGAEDLPLVTYEMLRRGYSEPDIKKVLGENLLRAMAQMEKVAGNRQISGQGSLKKIK; from the coding sequence ATGAAGAATATTTATGCCTCGCTGCTCGTCCTCATTTTTGCTCTAACTGTCACCGCCCAAAAGATGCCGGCCGGAGCCGATACAAAGCTCTGGGAAAAGGCACTGAAGATCCACCAAAAAGCGATAGTCGTCGATGGTCATAACGACATCACGACACCGCTGGTCGATGCGGATTACGATCTGCGAAACAGCTCGATCGGGAAATTCCAGCCCGGCGGCGATCCGATGCACACGGACGTTGCAAGATTAAAGGCAGGCGGTATCACGGGCGAATTCTTCGCCATCTATGTTTCCGGTACCACGATGAAAACCGGCGGAGCGATGCATCGAGCGGTGGACATGATCGATGCGACCTATCGCGAGGTCGAGCGAAATCCGGCGAGCTTTTCATCATGCACGACTGCTGCCGAGATACGCAATGCTAAAAAGCAAGGGAAAACGTGCATTCTCATGGGGATCGAGGGCGGTTATGTGATCGAGGATTCGCTCAAGGCTCTGAGGATAATGTATCGGCTCGGCGTTCGCTACATGACCCTGACCCACAATGTCGCCACAAATTGGGCTGACGCCCATCGTGACGAAAAGAACGGCGGACTGACCGATTTCGGCAAGGAGGTCGTTCGCGAAATGAACCGGCTCGGGATGTTCATCGATATCTCGCATGTTTCCGTCAAAACCATGAACGATGCCCTCGATGTCTCGACTGCTCCGGTCATCGCGTCGCATTCCGGGGCCCGTGGAGTTAACGACCATACGCGTAACGTTCCCGACGATGTTCTCAAACGCGTCGCTAAAAATGGCGGCGTCATCATGGTCAATTTCTACCCGTCATTCCTCGACGAGCGCACCAATAGTGAGGAAAACGCCCGGACCGCTAAGCTGAAAGATCAGGTCGAGGCTATTAACCTGAAATTCAAAGGAGATCAAGCAGCGATCAACGAAGCGATCCGTAAACTCGAGGAGGCAAATCCGATATACGTGCCGAGCTACGCCCGGATAGTTGACCATATAGACTACATCCGGAAAGTTACAGGCTCTATCGACAACGTCGGCCTCGGTTCCGATTTCGACGGCGTCCCGTTCCTGCCAGCCGGAATGAATGGAGCCGAAGACCTGCCGCTCGTCACCTACGAAATGCTCCGTCGGGGCTATTCGGAGCCCGATATCAAAAAAGTCCTCGGTGAGAACCTGCTGCGGGCGATGGCTCAGATGGAAAAGGTTGCCGGAAATAGGCAGATCAGCGGGCAGGGAAGTTTGAAGAAGATAAAGTAG